A window of Neorhizobium galegae bv. orientalis str. HAMBI 540 genomic DNA:
AGACCAAATACCTCCCGTATGCCCACGTCGAGGATGACGAGACTGGCGAGCCGACCGGCGATGTCGAGTTCAAGTTCACGATGAAGGCGTCCGGCGTCTCGAAGAAGACCGGCAAGCCGTGGACCCGCAAGCCCGCCCTGTTCGATGCCAAGGGCAAGCCGATCAAGGGCGAGGTCGAGATCGGTGGTGGCACCATCGGCAAGATCAGCTTCCAGATTATCCCCTATGCCCCGACCACGACCGTGGGTGCGTCCTGCAAACTGGCGCTCGAAGCGGTGCAGATCATCGAGCTTCGCCAGTTCGGCGACAAGTCCGCATCGGCCTACGGCTTCGGTGAAGAAGACGGCTACGAATACACCAAGGACGAAGACGGCGAGAGCCCGTTTTCCGGTGACGAGGGTGAAGCACCGGCTGGTGAAGAAGAGGTCGAGTTCTAAGCATGGTAGCCCGCACCCTCACCAGTGAGATGCGGGAGCATGCACTTCGGAATGGCTTCCGCTCGGGGCTCGAAGAGAAGGTCGCTGACCAGCTCCGAGCCTTGGGCATCGAAGTGAAGTTCGAGCAGCGCAAGGTCAAGTACACCAAGCCTGCCCGAGCTGCGACCTACACCCCTGATTTCGAATTGCCGAACGGCATCATCATCGAAACCAAAGGCCGCTTCGTTACCGCCGACCGCCAGAAGCATATCCTCATCAAGGCCCAGCATCCCGAGCTGGACATCCGCTTCGTCTTCTCAAACTCGAAGGCGAAAATCTCCAAGACATCCGCAACGACCTATGCCGACTGGTGCCGCAAGTACGGCTTCCAGTTCGCGGACAAGACCATCCCCCTGGGGTGGATCAAGGAAACCCCATGAGCATGAAATCCCGTACCCGCACGGACTACATCGCCGTGCATTGTGCGGCCACGCCTCCCTCTGCGGACATTGGCCGCGCCGACATCGACCGCTGGCACCGCGCCAAAGGCTGGCTGATGATCGGCTACCACTATGTCATTCGCCGCGATGGCCGCGTTGAGATCGGTCGCCCGGTCGATGCCATCGGCGCTCACGTTGAAGGCTACAACTCCATCTCGGTAGGCATCTGCCTAGTCGGTGGCGTCGATGCCAAGGGTCACAGCGAAGACAACTTCACCTCAGCCCAGTACGCCGCCCTGGCCGAGCTGCTCATCCAGCTCAAGGCCAAGTACCCGAAGGCTACCATCCAGGGTCACCGCGACTTCCCGAAGGTGGCCAAGGACTGCCCGTGCTTCGACGTTCGGAACTGGATCAACCAGACCGGCGTGTTCGTCACGAAGCAGCCAGCAGTGAACCCGAAGCCGGTCCCGGAAACCCCGAAGACAGCGCCGAAGGACAACGGCTGGGCCTACCATACGATTGTCGAGGGTGACACCCTGTTTGCCCTTAGCCGCAAGTGCGGCGTCTCGGTCGATCAGATCACGGCGCTCAATCCCGGCATCAAGATCAAGGCTCTCAAGATCGGCCAGACCATCCGCGTCCGCTGATTAGAACCCACCATAGCAACCCTCACAAACCCTCGGTCCTCACGGGCCGGGGGCTTCTGTGTTCCCAGCGCCAATGCGCAATCGATAACCGATAGGAAAACCAATGCCCGTTTCCCGTAAGCGCCCGATCTCCTCCACCGCCGAGCGCGTCCTTCACCCGACCAAGGGTTACCGCAAGGTGAGCGTCAAGCGTTCCCTCGCTGCCACCGCGACCGCAGCAATCAAGTCCGGCAAGGTCTCCGCTGAGCTGGGCCTTCTCCGCAACTTCCTCCAGCACGGAGCCTGAGACATTGACCACGAAGATTGAACGCATCCGCCAGCACTTCCTCTCTGGCCGCTCGCTCACCCAGCTCGAAGCCATCGGGCTTTATGGTGCATTTCGCCTCGCTGCCCGCGTCCACGATCTCAAGGCCCAGGGTATGAAGATCGACACCCTCATGAAGGAAGACCCGAACGGTTCGCCGTATGCTGAGTATCGCCTTCGGTCGGCACGGGTCCGCTGATCATGAACCAGCAGCAAGTCAAATACACCATGGCCCGCATCGACACTATCGAGAAGCGGAAGTTAGAAGACCTCAAGAAGGCTTGCACTGTCCCGGCCAAGGCGATCTCTGATGAAGAGCTACAGCGGCTCCTTATGGAGGGGAAGCTCCCGGCCAAGACGGAGATCAAGCGTGACCGCTATCACACCGTGGCGGTGTCCGACCTGTTCGATGTGTCTGAATACATCAACTTCGAACATGTGAATGACGACTATCTGCCGGGGGTCGAAGCTATAAAGGCTGAGGCTAACCGGGTTCGCGATGAGGTCATGCTGGGCGATAACGCCGTAGCCCTGGCACTCCTCCGTGCTTTCGCTGGGGAGTGATCGTGCCTCTCATCATCTTCCTCCCGGTCACCATCGCTCTCCTCCTCATCCTCTCCTCCTGCGTCACCTATCAACCCCCAGGTCAAGACCTCTGGCTCCTGGTGGGTCGATGAAGGGTGACCGGCGGCCTCCACTGGTGCGCCTCCCTATCGTCTCCCTCGACGCAATCATGACCATGATCGTCACCAGCTACGCCCAGGCGTTGGCTGGGGCGGTCGGTCGCGGTGAGCTGACGACTGCGGAAGCGGCCGACATCATCGACCACGCCAACGTGCTGATGCTCGAAGGCGTCCACAAGCTCCCCAAGGGCTAACCCCTCCACCATGCAAGAAGACAGCTCCTTTCTTCACAAGGAGCCATGCCCGAAGTGCGGCTCCCGAGACAACCTCGGGCGCTACTCGGACGGCCACGGCCATTGCTTTGGCTGCGGCTACCACGAGCCCGGCGATGGCTCCCCACCCATCCAAACCAAACCCAAAGGCACCACAATGTTTGACCCCATCCAGGGCGAGTACCGCGCTTTGCCCAAGCGTGGGCTGACAGAAGAGACGTGCCGGAAGTTCGGCTATCTGGTCGGCCAGAATAAGAATGGCAAGACCGTTCAGGCCGCACCCTATTACGATGAGGACGGCAACCTCGTGGGCCAGAAGACCCGCGATGCCGACAAAAACTTTTCCTTCATCGGTTCCTCCCGTGATGCCCAGCTCTTTGGGCAACACCTATGGCCGTCCGGTGGTCGCCGCGTGGTGATCACGGAAGGCGAGATCGATGCCATGTCGGTCTCCCAGGTCCAGGGCAACAAGTGGCCGGTGGTCTCCATCCCGAACGGTGCCCAGGGCGCAAAGAAGTCCCTGGCCAAGAACCTGGAATGGCTCAACAGCTTTGAGGAAGTCGTCCTCATGTTCGACCAGGACGAGCCGGGGAGGGAAGCAACCCGAGCCTGCCTCGATCTTTTCCCCTCGGGCAAGGTCAAGATTGCCGAGCTTCCCCGCAAGGATGCCAATGAGATGCTTCTGGCAGGTGAGGGCGACAAGATCGTTCAAGCCATCTGGAACGCCAAGACGCACCGGCCGGACGGCATCGTCACCCTCGGGGACATCAAGGAAAAGCTCCTCAAGCCAATCGAGTGGGGCCTTCCCTGGTGGCTCGGGTCTCTCACCCAGCTCACCTACGGTCGCCGCTATGGCGAGCTGTATGCCCTGGGCGCTGGCACCGGGATTGGCAAGACCGACTTCCTCACCCAGCAGATCGTCTTCGACATCACCGAGCTTAACCAGCCGGTGGGCCTGTTCTTCCTGGAGCAGCAGCCCGAAGAGACCGGACGCCGGGTAGCTGGAAAGCTTGCCGGTCGTCGCTTCCATGTCCCTGATTCGGGATGGACGAATGACGAACTGACCCAGGCCGTGGACCAGCTCGAAGCTGGCGGCAAGCTCTTCCTCTACGACAGCTTCGGGGCGACCGACTGGGAAGTCATCCGGGAAACCATGCGCTTCCTCAACAAGTCTGAGGGCGTCCGCATCTTCTACCTCGACCACCTCACGGCGCTTGCCGCTGCGGAGGAGGACGAGCGGAAGGCGCTTGAGGTCATCATGTCTGAGATCGGCGGTCTCGTGAAAGAGCTGGACTGCATGATCATCCTCATCAGCCACCTAGCAACCCCTGAGGGCAAGCCCCACGAGGAAGGTGGCCGGGTCATGATCAGGCACTTCAAAGGTTCCCGGAGCATCGGCTTCTGGTGCCATTACATGTTCGGCCTGGAGCGCGACCAGCAGCATGAGAACGAGGAGATGAGGTCCATCACCACGTTCCGCGTCCTCAAGGACAGATACACCGGCCAAGCTACCGGCCAAGTCATCTACCTGGGGTACGAGAAAGACACCGGCAGGCTCTTCGAGACCGAGCTTCCGGACGAGAAAACGTTCCAAGACGAGACGTGCGGGGATATTCCTTTCTAGGAATGTTATCCTTATCTACCCCCAGTCATCCACAGCATAGGAACATTGTCCTATTTCCCTCTTGCCGGGGAGCAGGGCAATGTTCTACCTTTGTTCTCATATCCACAACCGGAAGCTATCCCATGAACCAGCACGTAAAGATGGCCATCAACTCGCTGCACATGACCGCGCAGCACGTTGCCACCCTGGAAGGTAACAACCAGCTCCTCATTGAGGGAGCAGCGAAGCAGGCTGCGACTATTCGGACGCTCAGTGAGCGCAACTCCACATTGGAAGCCGAGGTCACCCTGGAGCGATACAATGTCGAGTTCCTCAAGAACCAAGGCCGCAAGACCCGGCTCGTTAAGCGGGCACTCCAGAAGAAGATCAGCGATCTCAAGTCCTACCTGGGCCAAGCCTTGGACCGAGCGGAGCGGGCGGAAGCCGCCAATGAAATTCTCCGGACGCAGATGAGCAAGATGATCGCTCAGCAAACGGAGCTGATGGCGAAGAACGACAAGCTCGAAGCATCCATCGACCGAATGATGGATGGCCAGCCGCTCCCATTCCAGATCATCACCGAGCCCGCGCCGTTCCGTGTGGTCGTCCACGCAGGAAAGAACCACACCTACCGGATGGATCAAGTGGAAGTTCGCCAGCTCGGCATGTCTCTCCGCATTGCTCCCGAGCATCGCCGTGATCTCCTCGCTCATGCCGAAATGGCGAAGGATGCCGCAAGGCAGGTGGCTCACAAGATGGAACTGGCAATCCTGGAAGCCCTCCGTGGCGAACAGGTAACCCACGATGACATCTCCAAAGCCCGCCTCAACCGACTGACCAACTACCAGCGCCAGCAGCAGAGCGACCGCTCGTTCGACGTCTACGGCTTCTAAGGAAACCCCATGAACAACCTGCACAATATCTTCCCCGCCTCGGGGCCGCTTCCGGCTGACTGGAGGAAAGTCCTTGACGAGATCGGGCAAGCCACCAGCACGAACCCGGTTCTCTCCGGTGGGGCGCTTAGGGACCACTTCCTTGGAGCCCCAGTGAAAGACCTGGATATCTTCATCCCGTGGTCGATGGACGCCCTCAACTCCCTCAACGAATACCTGGAGGGCAGGGGCTATGCCCGTGTCCAGAACATCCCGCCGTCCTGCGAAGGTCTTGGTGAGGTGGTCGCCGTGGTCGGCTACTCGAAGTTCGGGGAGATCGACCTCAACGTGATCTTCCTGGACAACGCGGTCGATCTCTCGCCGCTCGGTGTCGCCCAGCGGAATGACTTCGGCATCTGCCAGATCGCCGCGTGGATCAATGAGTTCGGCGGCTGGTCCTTCGACTACACCACCGCGTTCCTCACGGACGCCTTGGGCAACTCCTTCACCCTGCTTCGCCAGGGCGATGAGGCCCGTAGCCTGCGCCGCTTCGAGCGGCTCAAGGAAAAGTACCCCGACCACAAGCTGGTCACTCCCCACATTACCCCCACGACGAACCTCCTTCCGATCTAATCGAAGGGGGTTTTTTCTTGCTCGTGGGTGTCACTCCCGCGAGAGGACATCCCCTTGGAAACCCCAAGCTTTATCTGGCGTAACCCTGATGGTTCGCCGCTGACGATCAAAGGCTCCCGTTACAACTTCGACATTGAGAGCAACGGGCTGCTTGAAACCATGGACCGCATCCATTCGGTCTGCATGGAAGACCTCGAAACCGGGGTCATGTATTCCGCCCATGATCACGCCGACACCTGGAAAAACCCGAACGAAGCAGCGGGTATTGTGATCACCATCACCATTGAGCAGGCCGTGCGCTTGCTCATGGAGGCCGGGGAACTCGTCGGCCACAACATCATCAAGTTCGACATCCCGGCAATCCAGAAGGTTTACCCGTGGTTCAAGCCTAAGGGCATCATCACGGACACCCTCGTTCTGTCCCGTCTCATCTTCTCCAATCTCGGGGACTGGGACGCGAAGCAATCCCGCAAGGGGAAGTTTCCAGGCAAGCTCATTGGCTCCCACGGCCTTGAAGCCTGGGGCCTCCGCCTCGGGGAATGGAAGGGCGACTACTCGAAGATGATGGAGGAACAGGGGCTCGACCCCTGGGCCAACTGGTCGCCCGAGATGCAGACCTATTGCGAGCAGGACATCGCGGTCACCCGTGAACTGCTCAAGCGTATCGATGCAAAGCAGTATGCCCCTCAGTCCATCGAGCTGGAGCATGCCTTCGCCACTGTCATCGCTATGCAGGAGCGGTACGGCTTCGGCTTCAATGAAGAAGAAGCAGCCAAGCTCTATGCCACACTAATCGCCAAGCGCCAGGAAATCGCAGAGAAGCTCAAGGCTTCCTTCCCGCCTGTCCTGGTGCGGACCCCGTTCGTCCCCAAGGCGAACAATAAGAAGATGGGGTACGTCAAAGGCGTCCCGACCTTCAAAGAGAAACTCGTAGAGTTCAACCCCTCCAGCCGCCAGATGATCGCCCAGCGATTGAAGGAGTTCGGCTGGGAGCCTGAGGAGTTCACCCCTAATGGTCAGCCAAAGGTCGATGAGACGATTCTCTCTAAGCTGCCTTGGCCTGAGGCTAAGGTTCTCGCTCACCATTTCCTCATCGAGAAACGCATCGGCCAGCTTGCCGAGGGTGATCAAGCGTGGCTTCGCCTTGTGCGCAAGGGCCGCATCCATGGTGGCGTAAATACGAACGGTGCCGTTACCGGGCGCTGCACCCATTCCCGCCCTAATGTCGCCCAGGTGCCCTCAGTGGGTGCCCCCTACGGTGAGGACTGCCGAGCCCTGTTCGGTGTCGGTAAAGGGCGCAAGCTCGTTGGTGCCGACCTCTCGGGCCTTGAGCTGCGATGCCTTGCCCACTTCATGGCTCGATACGATGACGGCGAATATGGCCGAATGCTCCTCGAAGGAGACATCCACTGGGTCAATGTCCTCGCCCTTGGCTTCGTCCCTGCCGGGACTGAGCGAGATGAAGATCGGTTCCCAATCCACAAGCTCTTCCGTGGTGGGGCCAAGACGTTCATCTACGGCTTCCTTTACGGTGCCGGTGATGCGAAGGCCGGGTCTATTGTGGCAGACATCGCAATGCGCGAGGTCCGCGACGGACTAGGCTGCTCGGTCTACAAGAAGTATTTCCCAGCCAAGAACGAGCTGGGGTATAACCCAAGCCCAACTGAGGAAGACCTCAAGCGGGTAGGGAAGCGCCTCAAGAAGAGCTTCCTGGACAAGACCCCGGCTATCGCGAAGCTTCGTGAGGCCGTCTCTAAGGCCGCTGAGCGCGGCTACCTCATCGGCCTGGATGGACGCAAGCTTCACATCCGGTCGGCACATGCTGCCCTCAACACCCTCCTGCAATCCGCAGGTGCCCTCATCGCCAAGCAGGCGACCGTCTTCGCGTATCTGGAGCTATCCAGGCGCGGATATGTATTCGGCCGTGACTATGCCTTCGTGGCGCATGTCCACGACGAAATGCAGGTCGATGCCCGCGAAGCAATCGCAACCGAAGTCGGTGAAGTCCTCGTCCAGGCGATGAGGGATTGCACCGCTCACTTCAAGTTCCGCTGCCCAATCGACGGAGAGTTCAAAATTGGCAACAACTGGAAAGAAACTCACTGACGTTCTCAGCCGCGCTTGGCACGGTCCCTTCAAGACCAAGAGCGATTTCGCCCGAGAACACGCCGACCTCATCGGCATGGCCGCATCTGACGGCTTCATCACCACCCGCATCGCCACCGGTCTCTACGGCCGGGAGTGGCGCATCACCGCCGCTGGCATCCAACACCTCCACACCTTGCGAGGTGAAGCCTGATGTTTGACCGCAGTTACCGGGGAGGGGACCATTACTCCTCCTCGACCCACATAAAACAACAGCCGCATGACGCCGCTGATGCTGCTCGGCTCTA
This region includes:
- a CDS encoding DnaB-like helicase C-terminal domain-containing protein; the encoded protein is MFDPIQGEYRALPKRGLTEETCRKFGYLVGQNKNGKTVQAAPYYDEDGNLVGQKTRDADKNFSFIGSSRDAQLFGQHLWPSGGRRVVITEGEIDAMSVSQVQGNKWPVVSIPNGAQGAKKSLAKNLEWLNSFEEVVLMFDQDEPGREATRACLDLFPSGKVKIAELPRKDANEMLLAGEGDKIVQAIWNAKTHRPDGIVTLGDIKEKLLKPIEWGLPWWLGSLTQLTYGRRYGELYALGAGTGIGKTDFLTQQIVFDITELNQPVGLFFLEQQPEETGRRVAGKLAGRRFHVPDSGWTNDELTQAVDQLEAGGKLFLYDSFGATDWEVIRETMRFLNKSEGVRIFYLDHLTALAAAEEDERKALEVIMSEIGGLVKELDCMIILISHLATPEGKPHEEGGRVMIRHFKGSRSIGFWCHYMFGLERDQQHENEEMRSITTFRVLKDRYTGQATGQVIYLGYEKDTGRLFETELPDEKTFQDETCGDIPF
- a CDS encoding helix-turn-helix domain-containing protein — its product is MTTKIERIRQHFLSGRSLTQLEAIGLYGAFRLAARVHDLKAQGMKIDTLMKEDPNGSPYAEYRLRSARVR
- a CDS encoding N-acetylmuramoyl-L-alanine amidase — translated: MSMKSRTRTDYIAVHCAATPPSADIGRADIDRWHRAKGWLMIGYHYVIRRDGRVEIGRPVDAIGAHVEGYNSISVGICLVGGVDAKGHSEDNFTSAQYAALAELLIQLKAKYPKATIQGHRDFPKVAKDCPCFDVRNWINQTGVFVTKQPAVNPKPVPETPKTAPKDNGWAYHTIVEGDTLFALSRKCGVSVDQITALNPGIKIKALKIGQTIRVR
- a CDS encoding ssDNA-binding protein; translation: MAKAPQRPTLNSPKGAFKFPKLTTPDTKFKAEGEYSVKLIVASDAPGVADLISKCDKEAADSLKEAKANAKNAAEAKKWETKYLPYAHVEDDETGEPTGDVEFKFTMKASGVSKKTGKPWTRKPALFDAKGKPIKGEVEIGGGTIGKISFQIIPYAPTTTVGASCKLALEAVQIIELRQFGDKSASAYGFGEEDGYEYTKDEDGESPFSGDEGEAPAGEEEVEF
- a CDS encoding DNA polymerase → METPSFIWRNPDGSPLTIKGSRYNFDIESNGLLETMDRIHSVCMEDLETGVMYSAHDHADTWKNPNEAAGIVITITIEQAVRLLMEAGELVGHNIIKFDIPAIQKVYPWFKPKGIITDTLVLSRLIFSNLGDWDAKQSRKGKFPGKLIGSHGLEAWGLRLGEWKGDYSKMMEEQGLDPWANWSPEMQTYCEQDIAVTRELLKRIDAKQYAPQSIELEHAFATVIAMQERYGFGFNEEEAAKLYATLIAKRQEIAEKLKASFPPVLVRTPFVPKANNKKMGYVKGVPTFKEKLVEFNPSSRQMIAQRLKEFGWEPEEFTPNGQPKVDETILSKLPWPEAKVLAHHFLIEKRIGQLAEGDQAWLRLVRKGRIHGGVNTNGAVTGRCTHSRPNVAQVPSVGAPYGEDCRALFGVGKGRKLVGADLSGLELRCLAHFMARYDDGEYGRMLLEGDIHWVNVLALGFVPAGTERDEDRFPIHKLFRGGAKTFIYGFLYGAGDAKAGSIVADIAMREVRDGLGCSVYKKYFPAKNELGYNPSPTEEDLKRVGKRLKKSFLDKTPAIAKLREAVSKAAERGYLIGLDGRKLHIRSAHAALNTLLQSAGALIAKQATVFAYLELSRRGYVFGRDYAFVAHVHDEMQVDAREAIATEVGEVLVQAMRDCTAHFKFRCPIDGEFKIGNNWKETH